The proteins below come from a single Cannabis sativa cultivar Pink pepper isolate KNU-18-1 chromosome 3, ASM2916894v1, whole genome shotgun sequence genomic window:
- the LOC115709979 gene encoding putative disease resistance RPP13-like protein 1, whose translation MAEVVGGALLSAFLNPLVNKLTTEMKDFFKGKYVILKLLKELKTLLSTADLLLIDAEEKLIKEEAVKKWLDDLKDIIYDADDLVYMIETESWRNQQEGESHDGRGCSCTSSKVLMKLILSTTPLTSFDKDIKFEMEETLRKLKLLLENKDVSLERLKKYKLPVRACAPLLEESSIFGRDADKEEIMKLILSDDKIGDGGDKLSVIPIVGMGGIGKTTLAQLAYRDDRVDEKFDTKVWITVGDDKLDCMKVMRLIVEKLTSKKCEIEEPYDLQDEVQKALSMKKFLFVVDDVWDEDPTKWDVLNNSFKSGLHGSKIIVTTRSTIVASIVRTESIYQLKGISEVVGWQLFSKHASIDVDSKENDIVDLQEIGRRIVDKCNGLPLAIKSIANLLRGKHNKEEWENILSDDIWGLYERKNDGVLPALWLSYFYLPSNLKPCFAYCARFPKDYEFKKKEIILLWMAEGLLHSQNKKSVEEVGDGYFQDLISRSFFQQSSANESIFFMHDLIHDLAMFVSGEVSPKVRHLWDSSQHGEEANEHKNFEELFKANCFLRTLLLHRYVSEIVEQDWLSKLEHLHESFPRLRVLSIKMNFITKLPDSIGNLKYLRYLKLDCYGIKEIPNTICNLYNLETLLLKECRHITRLPTDIGNLTKLRHLRVHLFIKEMSLQFGKLQNLQTLNIFSVGENKHSGGLELLKDLQDLHGSLRIQGIQNVSNVEEVSDASLKSKKFLNKLSLVWEGDNDHDLDKKREILGALEPHPSLKVLEIFGYKGNSFPNWIGDHQLLSSLVLLTLDYCPNCSFLPSLGQLPSLKHLVIENLKNVVRIGSEFYYPTSTTIQIQTKKPFFRSLETLRFEGLDSLQEWSFIEGGVFPSLKKLYFDRCRRLKVSLFPDHFPLLRKLVIRGCEQLLPNLLAGSAAHTPFPNLEKLKMFDCGGQECFLEGGLPLSLKSIEIKCCDNLKYLDEGAFQRLIFLEKLVIYGCEKLQCLPKELPASLSHLHIQICKLLTRRVERETGEDWPVIAHIPNIYITT comes from the coding sequence ATGGCTGAAGTAGTTGGTGGGGCGCTTCTCTCTGCTTTCCTTAATCCTTTGGTGAACAAGTTAACTACAGAGATGAAGGACTTCTTCAAAGGAAAATATGTGATTCTCAAGCTGTTGAAGGAGCTCAAAACATTGTTGTCCACAGCTGATTTGCTGCTCATTGATGCTGAGGAGAAGCTCATCAAAGAAGAGGCTGTGAAGAAGTGGCTTGATGATCTCAAGGACATCATTTATGATGCAGACGATTTGGTTTACATGATCGAGACTGAATCATGGCGAAATCAACAGGAAGGTGAATCTCATGATGGTCGCGGCTGCAGTTGTACTAGTAGTAAGGTACTCATGAAACTCATCTTATCAACAACTCCTTTAACTTCTTTTGATAAAGACATAAAATTTGAGATGGAGGAGACTCTAAGGAAATTGAAACTTCTTTTAGAGAATAAAGATGTTAGTTTAGAGCGTTTGAAAAAGTATAAGCTTCCAGTTAGAGCATGTGCTCCTTTGTTAGAAGAATCTAGTATTTTTGGAAGGGATGCTGATAAAGAAGAGATTATGAAGTTGATTCTTTCGGATGATAAGATTGGGGATGGTGGTGACAAGCTATCTGTGATCCCCATTGTGGGGATGGGCGGGATTGGTAAGACTACTCTTGCTCAACTTGCATACAGGGATGACAGGGTCGACGAGAAGTTTGATACCAAAGTATGGATTACTGTTGGAGATGATAAACTTGATTGCATGAAAGTGATGAGATTAATTGTTGAGAAACTCACTTCTAAGAAATGTGAAATTGAGGAACCGTACGATCTTCAAGATGAAGTACAGAAGGCTCTGAGTATGaagaaatttctatttgttgttgATGATGTATGGGATGAGGATCCAACCAAGTGGGATGTTCTAAACAATTCTTTCAAATCAGGATTGCATGGAAGTAAGATCATTGTGACAACACGTAGCACGATTGTTGCATCAATTGTGAGAACAGAGTCAATTTATCAATTAAAGGGGATATCTGAGGTTGTTGGATGGCAGCTATTTTCTAAACATGCCTCAATTGATGTAGACTCAAAGGAAAATGATATTGTTGATCTTCAAGAGATTGGAAGAAGAATTGTTGATAAGTGCAATGGTCTTCCTCTCGCAATAAAGTCAATTGCCAATCTCTTAAGAGGGAAACATAATAAGGAGGAATGGGAGAACATTCTTAGTGATGATATATGGGGATTGTATGAAAGAAAAAATGATGGTGTTCTTCCAGCTTTGTGGTTGAGTTACTTTTATCTACCTTCTAATTTAAAGCCTTGTTTTGCTTATTGTGCTCGATTTCCTAAAGATTATGAATTCAAAAAAAAGGAGATAATCTTGTTATGGATGGCTGAAGGTCTTTTACATTCTCAAAACAAAAAGAGTGTTGAAGAAGTTGGAGACGGGTACTTCCAAGATCTAATTTCAAGGTCATTTTTTCAGCAATCAAGTGCGAATGAATCGATTTTTTTCATGCACGATCTTATACATGATCTAGCAATGTTTGTGTCCGGTGAGGTTTCTCCTAAGGTTCGCCATCTTTGGGACTCATCACAACATGGTGAAGAAGCTAATGAGCATAAGAACTTTGAGGAGTTATTTAAAGCCAACTGCTTCTTGCGCACCTTATTATTACACCGATATGTATCAGAAATTGTTGAGCAAGATTGGTTGTCCAAATTAGAGCATTTGCATGAATCATTCCCACGCTTAAGAGTACTATCTATAAAGATGAATTTTATCACCAAGCTTCCTGATTCAATAGGAAATTTGAAGTACTTAAGATACTTGAAGTTAGATTGTTATGGTATTAAAGAGATACCTAATACAATTTGTAATTTGTACAATTTGGAGACATTATTGTTGAAGGAGTGTCGTCATATTACTCGATTACCAACTGATATAGGAAATTTAACAAAGTTGCGACATCTTCGTGTTCACTTATTTATAAAAGAGATGTCATTGCAATTTGGTAAGCTACAAAATCTTCAAACACTTAATATCTTTTCAGTGGGAGAAAATAAACATTCTGGTGGCCTTGAGCTGTTGAAAGATCTTCAAGATCTACACGGGAGTCTTCGGATTCAAGGAATACAAAATGTTAGTAATGTTGAGGAAGTTTCAGATGCATCATTAAAGAGTAAGAAGTTTCTTAACAAGCTATCTTTGGTATGGGAAGGTGATAATGATCATGACTTGGATAAAAAAAGAGAGATATTGGGTGCCTTGGAACCTCATCCAAGCCTAAAAGTACTTGAAATTTTTGGCTACAAAGGCAACAGTTTTCCAAATTGGATTGGAGATCATCAATTGCTATCTTCTTTAGTATTGTTAACATTGGACTATTGCCCTAATTGTAGCTTCTTGCCATCATTGGGACAACTTCCTTCTCTAAAACACCTAGTCATTGAGAATTTAAAAAATGTGGTGAGAATAGGTTCAGAGTTTTATTATCCTACTTCTACTACAATACAAATACAAACAAAAAAGCCATTCTTTAGATCTTTGGAGACCTTGAGATTTGAAGGTTTGGATAGTCTCCAAGAGTGGTCATTTATTGAAGGTGGAGTTTTTCCAAGTCTCAAGAAACTTTATTTCGATAGATGTAGAAGACTCAAAGTATCATTGTTTCCAGATCATTTTCCATTGCTTAGAAAGCTTGTGATTAGAGGATGTGAGCAACTATTGCCTAATTTACTAGCTGGAAGTGCTGCTCACACCCCATTTCCTAATCTTGAGAAGTTGAAAATGTTTGATTGTGGAGGTCAAGAATGCTTTCTAGAAGGGGGGTTGCCTTTGAGTTTAAAGAGCATTGAAATTAAATGTTGTGACAATCTCAAGTACTTAGATGAGGGAGCCTTTCAGAGACTCATTTTTCTTGAGAAATTGGTAATTTATGGCTGTGAAAAACTCCAATGCTTGCCTAAAGAATTACCAGCTTCTCTTTCTCATCTACACATTCAGATTTGTAAATTGCTAACACGACGAGTCGAGAGGGAGACAGGGGAGGACTGGCCAGTCATTGCTCACATTCCCAATATCTATATTACAACTTAG